In Bacteroidales bacterium, one DNA window encodes the following:
- a CDS encoding NAD(P)-dependent oxidoreductase → MKKVLIIDSVHPILIKKLENAGFTCDDAIKLSRAEIEKIIHYYHGIIIRSRITIDKSFISIAKNLEFIGRVGSGMETIDVAFAEKKKIKCFNSPEGNRDAVGEHALGMLLSLMNNMNRADKQVRSGKWNREENRGEEINGKTIGIIGYGNMGSAFARRLSGFGANVIAYDKYKNDFSDKFVKEVNLSEIFKKADIVSLHVPLTDETHYMVDEKFIKKFKNNFWLINTSRGPVVKTNDMVKYLKTGKINGAALDVIEYEETSFEILKKSKLPEAYKFLIKADNVILTPHIAGWTKESKIKLAEVLADKIIKGIKK, encoded by the coding sequence TTGAAAAAAGTTTTAATCATTGATTCAGTTCATCCGATCCTGATAAAAAAGCTGGAGAATGCAGGTTTTACTTGTGATGATGCAATTAAACTTTCCCGAGCTGAAATTGAAAAAATTATTCATTACTATCATGGAATAATTATTCGTAGCCGTATTACTATTGACAAATCATTTATCAGTATAGCTAAAAACCTTGAATTCATTGGTCGTGTGGGTTCCGGAATGGAAACAATTGATGTTGCATTTGCAGAAAAGAAAAAAATTAAATGTTTCAATTCGCCTGAAGGCAATCGTGATGCCGTAGGCGAACATGCTTTGGGAATGCTGCTTTCATTGATGAATAATATGAACCGCGCCGATAAACAGGTTCGTTCAGGAAAGTGGAATCGTGAGGAAAATAGGGGTGAAGAAATAAACGGAAAAACGATCGGAATAATTGGATACGGTAATATGGGCAGCGCTTTTGCACGTCGTTTAAGCGGTTTCGGGGCTAACGTGATTGCTTATGATAAGTATAAAAATGATTTTTCTGATAAATTTGTAAAAGAAGTTAACCTATCTGAAATTTTTAAAAAGGCTGATATTGTTAGTTTGCACGTCCCATTGACTGATGAAACACATTACATGGTTGATGAAAAATTTATTAAGAAATTTAAAAATAATTTCTGGCTTATCAATACATCACGCGGACCTGTAGTGAAAACAAATGATATGGTGAAATATCTTAAAACAGGAAAAATAAATGGCGCTGCACTTGATGTGATTGAATATGAAGAAACATCTTTTGAAATCCTAAAAAAATCGAAGCTTCCTGAAGCATATAAATTTTTAATAAAAGCAGACAATGTAATTTTAACACCACATATAGCAGGCTGGACAAAGGAATCGAAAATTAAATTAGCAGAAGTATTGGCAGATAAAATTATAAAAGGAATTAAGAAATAA
- a CDS encoding diacylglycerol kinase family lipid kinase, whose protein sequence is MEELFFIVNPHAGNGKGRKDWPLIESFLKSEKLKFDFVFSEKTYHAIYLAHIAVEKGYRTIIAVGGDGTLNEVANGILKSKKCNDVTLGMIPVGTGNDWCRMYNIPINFIEAIKVIKNNKIFIQDIGLIKYKNGSEFYKRYLVNVAGFGFDADVVKKVNTQKNKGKGGKFLYLLNLLKSLFSFKYVNAEINVDGDIFSSNLFSMNVGICKYSGGGMMQVPNAIADDGLLDVTVINRLSKFEVIRNVKNLYDGSFIKHPKVSTHRGQNIKVNSEPAIAVEADGETLGTSPIEISIIPKALKIISG, encoded by the coding sequence ATGGAAGAATTATTTTTTATCGTAAACCCTCATGCGGGTAATGGAAAAGGGCGAAAAGACTGGCCCTTGATAGAATCATTTTTAAAATCTGAAAAATTAAAATTCGATTTTGTATTTTCAGAAAAAACATATCATGCAATTTACCTGGCCCATATTGCTGTTGAAAAAGGGTATAGAACAATAATTGCAGTTGGTGGTGATGGAACACTGAATGAAGTAGCAAACGGAATTCTTAAAAGTAAAAAATGCAATGATGTAACTTTGGGAATGATTCCGGTTGGTACAGGCAACGATTGGTGCAGAATGTATAATATCCCTATAAATTTTATAGAAGCGATTAAGGTTATTAAAAATAATAAAATATTTATTCAGGATATTGGATTAATAAAATATAAGAACGGAAGTGAATTTTATAAACGATATTTAGTAAACGTTGCTGGCTTTGGCTTTGACGCCGATGTGGTTAAAAAAGTCAATACCCAGAAGAATAAAGGTAAAGGCGGGAAATTTCTTTATTTACTTAATTTGCTTAAATCGCTTTTCTCATTTAAATATGTGAATGCTGAAATAAATGTTGATGGGGATATTTTTAGTTCAAATTTATTTAGCATGAATGTAGGTATTTGCAAATACAGTGGTGGCGGCATGATGCAGGTGCCAAATGCAATTGCCGATGATGGGTTACTTGATGTTACGGTGATAAATAGACTTTCAAAATTTGAAGTAATCAGGAATGTAAAAAATCTTTACGATGGTTCATTTATAAAACATCCAAAAGTTTCAACACATAGAGGACAAAATATAAAAGTTAATTCCGAACCTGCCATTGCTGTTGAAGCAGATGGTGAAACACTGGGTACTTCTCCGATTGAAATAAGCATTATACCGAAAGCATTAAAAATAATTTCAGGCTGA
- a CDS encoding DUF2723 domain-containing protein, whose translation MQKNKIKKPIKQQRKQTDVKAKIVFPVNKNIFFYSTLALSFLITFILYILTLAPNISFEDSGELVTAAYTLGVPHEPGYPLFTIFGKIFSLIIPFGSIAYRVNLASAFFTSLAALLISWATVLIIEDTFITSNFWKKNNEKLLNILKYSIAFSSGLFFGLSFETWEQAVMTEVYGINSCFTALFILLALIWKRQETQEERKKYLYIISFVIALAFTNHTTSLMLIPIFGVFLLAVDYKIILNIKTVAKTILFFILGLTPFLYLPIAASQNPPMNWGNPGNITNFFRVIYRHQYNIDSPHTTERFTSQFKYYLSTLLPEQWYLLFIIFAIIGIFIIYKHNKKYFFFAIMFLLLSMPVTTYFTNFDISSNKLVNIENGALVSVFYIPSYMFLSILTGIGFFYLISIIKTSPKILYAIGCLCIIMAFSNTFKNYKKTDMSQYYYPQKYVENVFKVATPNSIVIGDWDPFCFPYFYFQYVENKRKDIVALDIMLLKRSWYIEMLKHNHPDFIKRSQTEVDNFLKAVEPFENGEQYDGNVIQSCYENMIYSFIDKNLANKEDVYITFLNNNEAIKLLNKYQRESILAAYKIPRDTTLSQINFDEADYDIFINDKNPDDRMVKRFKEYYGGTFATRGLLYESLKNKTESLKYYNLSLQFFKNNKSLQNTINQRIQALKSN comes from the coding sequence ATGCAAAAGAACAAAATTAAAAAACCTATTAAACAACAAAGAAAACAGACAGATGTAAAAGCAAAAATAGTTTTTCCTGTCAACAAAAATATTTTCTTTTATTCCACCCTTGCGTTATCGTTCTTAATTACTTTTATACTTTATATATTAACATTAGCCCCAAATATTTCTTTTGAAGACAGCGGCGAACTAGTAACTGCGGCTTATACTCTTGGCGTTCCGCATGAACCGGGTTACCCATTATTTACAATTTTCGGAAAAATATTTTCACTTATCATTCCTTTTGGAAGCATTGCTTACCGCGTTAACTTAGCCTCAGCATTTTTTACTTCACTTGCTGCTTTGCTTATTTCGTGGGCAACTGTATTAATTATTGAAGACACATTTATCACTTCGAATTTCTGGAAAAAGAATAACGAAAAACTTTTAAACATCCTTAAATATTCTATTGCATTTAGCAGCGGTTTATTCTTTGGTTTAAGTTTTGAAACATGGGAACAAGCCGTGATGACTGAAGTATACGGGATCAACAGTTGCTTTACTGCGTTATTTATTTTGCTTGCATTAATTTGGAAAAGACAGGAAACTCAGGAAGAAAGAAAAAAATATTTATACATAATAAGCTTTGTGATTGCCCTTGCATTTACCAATCATACCACATCCTTAATGCTTATTCCAATATTCGGAGTATTTCTTTTAGCTGTTGATTATAAAATAATTTTAAACATTAAGACCGTTGCAAAGACAATATTATTCTTCATCTTAGGGCTTACTCCATTTCTTTACCTTCCGATTGCAGCATCACAGAATCCTCCGATGAACTGGGGAAATCCAGGCAACATCACCAATTTTTTTCGTGTTATTTACCGTCACCAATATAATATTGACAGTCCACACACTACGGAAAGGTTTACCAGCCAGTTTAAATATTATTTATCCACGCTACTTCCCGAACAATGGTACCTGCTATTTATCATCTTTGCAATAATAGGGATATTCATTATTTACAAGCATAACAAAAAATATTTCTTTTTCGCAATCATGTTTTTATTGTTAAGTATGCCTGTTACAACTTATTTTACAAACTTCGATATTTCATCTAACAAGCTTGTAAACATTGAGAATGGAGCTTTAGTATCGGTATTTTATATTCCTTCGTATATGTTCCTTTCGATATTGACAGGAATAGGATTTTTCTATTTGATTTCCATAATCAAAACCTCACCAAAAATTCTTTATGCCATTGGATGCCTATGCATAATAATGGCTTTCAGCAATACATTTAAAAATTATAAAAAAACGGATATGAGTCAATACTATTATCCGCAGAAATATGTTGAAAATGTTTTTAAAGTTGCCACGCCAAATTCAATAGTAATAGGCGACTGGGATCCATTTTGTTTTCCGTATTTTTATTTTCAATATGTAGAAAATAAAAGAAAAGATATTGTTGCATTAGATATTATGCTGTTGAAAAGAAGCTGGTATATTGAAATGCTAAAACATAATCATCCTGATTTTATAAAGCGTTCGCAAACTGAAGTCGATAATTTTTTAAAAGCTGTTGAACCTTTTGAAAACGGCGAACAATATGATGGAAACGTGATCCAATCATGCTACGAAAATATGATTTATTCGTTCATTGATAAAAATCTTGCCAACAAAGAAGATGTTTATATTACATTCTTAAATAATAATGAAGCCATAAAATTACTTAACAAATATCAGCGTGAATCGATCCTGGCAGCTTATAAAATTCCAAGAGATACAACCTTGTCTCAAATAAATTTTGATGAAGCGGATTATGATATTTTCATAAATGATAAAAACCCAGATGACAGAATGGTTAAGCGTTTCAAAGAATATTACGGCGGCACATTCGCCACAAGAGGATTGCTTTATGAAAGTTTAAAAAACAAAACCGAATCTTTGAAGTATTATAATTTATCCCTTCAATTTTTCAAGAATAATAAATCATTACAAAATACCATTAACCAAAGAATACAAGCATTGAAATCGAATTAA
- a CDS encoding DNA-binding protein, whose translation MADKKAFILRIDGDVFASLEKWAADEFRSVNGQIEYILTKALKDSGRMKKNKSNEKK comes from the coding sequence ATGGCTGATAAAAAAGCTTTTATATTGAGAATTGACGGAGATGTTTTTGCTTCACTTGAGAAGTGGGCGGCTGATGAATTCCGTAGTGTGAATGGACAGATAGAATATATTCTTACAAAAGCATTAAAAGATTCCGGCAGAATGAAAAAAAATAAAAGCAATGAAAAAAAATAG
- a CDS encoding SPFH domain-containing protein, translating to MKNEKDYKPASGYLGLLIGLVLLLSALLIPTVEEDPFLITIFIVLIIIGIFCLSGLRAVNPNESVVLTLFGKYVGTIKINGFCWMNPFFLKKKVSLRARNLDSQPLKVNDKMGNPIMIGVVLVWRVEDTYKAAFEVDNYENFVKIQSEAAIRKMAGTFCYDNLESQDADITLRSGGNEINNFLVGELHERLSIAGINVMEARINYLAYAAEIAGAMLQRQQATAIVAARFKIVEGAVGMVQNALQELSAKGIIDLDDEKKAAMVSNLMVVLCSERAAQPVLNSGSLYQ from the coding sequence ATGAAAAACGAAAAAGATTATAAACCTGCATCAGGTTACTTAGGACTGCTAATCGGATTGGTACTTTTACTATCCGCATTGCTAATTCCAACAGTAGAAGAAGATCCATTTTTAATTACTATTTTCATTGTACTGATAATTATCGGAATTTTTTGCCTGTCGGGATTAAGGGCTGTTAACCCTAATGAATCGGTAGTTTTAACACTATTCGGAAAATATGTGGGCACCATAAAGATAAATGGTTTTTGCTGGATGAATCCATTTTTTCTGAAAAAGAAGGTTTCATTAAGAGCACGAAATCTCGACAGTCAACCGCTCAAAGTAAATGATAAAATGGGAAACCCGATTATGATAGGCGTAGTATTGGTATGGCGTGTAGAGGATACTTATAAAGCTGCATTTGAAGTTGATAATTATGAAAACTTTGTAAAAATACAAAGTGAAGCAGCCATAAGAAAAATGGCAGGAACATTTTGTTATGACAACCTGGAAAGCCAGGATGCTGATATTACTTTGCGTTCGGGAGGAAATGAAATAAATAATTTTTTAGTTGGAGAACTTCACGAACGACTTTCTATTGCCGGTATAAATGTTATGGAAGCACGAATAAATTACCTGGCTTACGCAGCAGAAATTGCAGGAGCTATGCTTCAGCGCCAGCAGGCAACAGCTATTGTAGCTGCACGTTTTAAAATTGTAGAAGGCGCTGTGGGTATGGTTCAAAATGCATTGCAGGAACTTTCAGCAAAAGGGATTATTGATCTTGATGATGAAAAGAAGGCAGCAATGGTAAGCAACCTGATGGTGGTTCTTTGTTCCGAAAGAGCAGCACAACCTGTTTTGAATTCAGGGTCGTTATACCAATAA
- a CDS encoding Nramp family divalent metal transporter, with amino-acid sequence MTNFLKDILRKDHRREYGIKEFLKYIGPGLLVTVGFIDPGNWASNIAAGSDFGYSLLWIITLSTIILIILQHNVAHLGIATGLCLSEAATQYTKKWISHPILYSAVMAAISTALAEILGGAIALKMLFHVPLKIGAILITILVVYFLFSNSYKRIEKWIIGFVSIIGISFVYELTLVDIPWQEAALSWIHPTFPKGSMLIIMSVIGAVVMPHNLFLHSEVIQSRQWNLEDEKIIKKQLEYEFADTLLSMIIGWAINSAMILIAASVFFANKVNITELQQAEEMMHPLLGNAAAIVFAIALLFAGVASCVTAGIAGGSIFAGLYSEPFNIKDSHSKLGIAITFLVALLLIFFIGNPFKGLLISQMILSMQLPFTIFIQIYLTSSKKVMGKYVNTIRTKIILLIIAIVVSSLNIALLCSFFNTI; translated from the coding sequence ATGACCAATTTCTTAAAAGACATATTACGCAAAGATCACAGGCGGGAATACGGGATAAAAGAATTTCTTAAATATATTGGGCCCGGCTTACTCGTAACGGTTGGGTTTATTGACCCCGGTAACTGGGCTTCAAATATTGCTGCCGGTTCTGATTTTGGTTATTCACTTTTATGGATCATTACCTTATCAACTATTATCCTTATCATTTTACAGCATAACGTGGCACACTTAGGAATAGCAACAGGTTTATGTTTATCGGAAGCTGCAACCCAATACACTAAAAAATGGATTTCACACCCCATTCTTTATTCTGCTGTAATGGCAGCAATATCAACAGCATTAGCTGAAATACTTGGCGGTGCAATAGCATTAAAAATGTTATTTCATGTCCCATTAAAAATTGGAGCAATACTTATAACAATCCTTGTTGTTTATTTTTTATTTTCCAATTCCTATAAACGAATTGAAAAATGGATTATTGGATTTGTTTCCATTATTGGAATATCTTTCGTTTATGAATTGACTTTGGTTGACATTCCATGGCAGGAAGCGGCTTTAAGCTGGATACATCCAACATTTCCAAAAGGTTCAATGCTGATAATAATGAGTGTAATTGGCGCTGTTGTTATGCCTCATAATCTCTTCTTACACTCCGAGGTGATTCAAAGCCGACAATGGAACCTGGAAGATGAAAAAATAATAAAAAAACAATTGGAATACGAATTTGCGGATACACTGTTATCCATGATCATTGGCTGGGCTATTAACAGCGCCATGATATTAATTGCCGCTTCGGTGTTCTTCGCAAATAAAGTAAATATTACCGAACTTCAGCAGGCAGAAGAAATGATGCATCCTTTACTTGGAAATGCTGCCGCAATTGTATTTGCTATTGCTTTACTTTTCGCCGGTGTGGCATCATGTGTAACAGCAGGAATTGCCGGAGGTTCCATATTTGCCGGGTTGTACAGTGAACCATTTAATATTAAAGACAGCCATTCCAAACTCGGAATCGCTATTACATTTTTAGTTGCACTATTGCTGATATTCTTTATAGGTAACCCTTTCAAAGGACTTCTGATTTCGCAAATGATTTTAAGCATGCAACTCCCGTTCACTATATTCATTCAAATCTACCTGACCTCTTCAAAAAAAGTGATGGGAAAATATGTGAATACTATAAGGACTAAAATTATTTTATTGATAATTGCAATAGTTGTCAGCTCACTGAATATTGCTCTGCTTTGTAGTTTTTTCAATACGATTTAA
- the rsmA gene encoding 16S rRNA (adenine(1518)-N(6)/adenine(1519)-N(6))-dimethyltransferase RsmA codes for MYPVRAKKHLGQHFLKDENIAQKIVESLSLNKNVLEIGAGTGVLTKYLKSIPGIDLRIIEIDNESVTYLKNNFPEINNKVIQADFLRYNLKTLFDGHFSIIGNFPYNISSQILFRTIENRDDVDEVVGMFQKEVAVRIASAPGNKDYGILSVLLKAWYDIEYLFTVNENVFVPPPKVKSAVIRLKRNNVKELECDEKLFISVVKTAFNQRRKTLRNALSSFGYKDTSDIIWTKRAERLSVEDFVWLTRKLSDNY; via the coding sequence ATGTATCCGGTACGCGCAAAAAAACACCTTGGTCAGCATTTTTTGAAAGATGAGAATATTGCGCAAAAAATAGTTGAGTCTCTTTCGTTAAATAAGAACGTTCTTGAAATAGGCGCCGGAACTGGTGTTCTGACAAAGTACCTGAAAAGTATTCCTGGTATTGATTTAAGAATTATTGAAATCGATAATGAGTCGGTAACTTATCTTAAAAATAATTTCCCTGAAATTAATAATAAGGTTATCCAAGCCGACTTTCTTCGTTATAATTTAAAAACCTTGTTTGACGGGCATTTTAGCATTATCGGGAATTTTCCTTATAATATTTCAAGCCAAATTCTATTCCGAACTATTGAAAACAGGGATGATGTTGATGAGGTTGTAGGAATGTTTCAGAAAGAAGTTGCGGTAAGAATAGCATCGGCGCCGGGAAATAAAGATTACGGAATTTTAAGTGTATTGCTAAAAGCGTGGTACGATATCGAATATCTTTTTACTGTGAATGAAAATGTTTTTGTCCCACCACCAAAAGTAAAATCAGCTGTTATACGACTAAAAAGAAATAATGTAAAAGAGTTGGAGTGTGATGAAAAACTTTTTATATCAGTAGTGAAAACCGCCTTTAATCAGCGACGAAAAACATTACGCAATGCGTTATCATCGTTTGGGTATAAAGATACTTCCGACATTATATGGACCAAAAGAGCCGAACGATTAAGTGTTGAGGATTTTGTTTGGCTTACCAGGAAACTTAGCGATAACTATTAA
- a CDS encoding IS5 family transposase — translation MKNYPPNLTDSQWKIIENILNNKRKRKHNLRDIMNALFYLLKTGCQWRMLPNDFAPWNTVYYYYRQWKTYGLIEEIHECLRNFICKKAGREESPSAACIDSRSVKTSRSGGVDRGIDGGKITKGRKQHIVTDTMGLLLVVFVHAANIHDSKAAMEVINRLKGRFNRLIKIFADGGYRGELIEKVKRSLGWILEIVLRSDDSKKFSVIPKRWVVERTFAWFESYRRLSKDYEYLTDTSETMIQLAMVKLMLNRLK, via the coding sequence ATGAAAAACTACCCACCTAACTTAACCGATTCACAATGGAAAATTATAGAAAATATTTTGAATAACAAAAGAAAGCGAAAACATAATTTGCGTGATATTATGAATGCCCTGTTTTATTTACTTAAAACCGGCTGTCAATGGCGTATGCTGCCAAATGATTTTGCTCCATGGAATACGGTATATTATTACTATCGCCAATGGAAGACGTATGGATTGATAGAAGAGATACACGAATGTCTCAGAAATTTTATTTGTAAAAAAGCTGGACGAGAAGAATCTCCAAGTGCAGCATGTATCGATAGTCGTTCCGTAAAAACATCACGTTCCGGAGGCGTTGACAGAGGTATTGATGGTGGAAAAATCACAAAAGGACGAAAACAACATATAGTTACAGACACAATGGGATTGTTGTTGGTCGTGTTTGTACATGCCGCAAATATCCATGATAGCAAAGCTGCAATGGAGGTTATAAACCGACTTAAAGGTCGGTTTAACCGCTTAATAAAAATATTTGCTGACGGAGGTTATCGAGGCGAATTAATAGAAAAGGTAAAACGGTCTTTGGGATGGATACTTGAGATTGTACTACGAAGTGATGACAGTAAAAAGTTTTCCGTAATCCCTAAAAGATGGGTAGTTGAACGAACTTTTGCTTGGTTTGAAAGTTACCGTAGATTAAGCAAAGATTACGAATATCTTACAGATACAAGTGAAACAATGATCCAATTAGCTATGGTAAAACTTATGCTTAACAGATTAAAATAA
- a CDS encoding ABC transporter ATP-binding protein translates to MILKNISKSFKKKKVLDSFTAEFNLNTCNVIVGKNGSGKSTLFNIVADLTEPDTGEIIINDINYFNKKNIFKSKFGFLLDETALIEEFSGFEFLQFISKINKVKENKLSDKIKSLLLFLFDKEEEIYKKISSYSIGMKQKIAIAASIIHKPDILILDEPFTGLDIFTVNKLIELIKEYKKQRIIIFSSHDLTHIEKLADKIIVIDEGKILINSDLPEFTQNGYKLLEESLYELLKEKENNLSSVSWLL, encoded by the coding sequence ATGATATTAAAAAATATTTCAAAATCATTTAAAAAGAAAAAAGTACTTGATAGTTTTACAGCAGAATTTAATCTAAATACTTGTAATGTAATTGTTGGGAAAAATGGCTCAGGGAAAAGCACACTATTTAATATAGTTGCAGATTTAACTGAACCTGACACTGGAGAAATTATTATTAACGATATAAATTATTTTAATAAAAAAAATATATTTAAAAGTAAATTTGGGTTTTTATTAGATGAGACAGCATTAATAGAAGAATTTTCCGGTTTCGAATTTTTACAGTTTATTTCAAAAATAAATAAAGTTAAAGAAAATAAGTTAAGTGATAAGATAAAAAGTTTGTTATTGTTTTTATTTGATAAAGAAGAAGAAATTTATAAGAAAATATCTTCTTATTCTATAGGAATGAAACAAAAAATAGCTATAGCTGCATCAATAATTCACAAACCAGATATTTTAATATTAGATGAACCATTTACAGGGCTTGATATTTTTACGGTAAACAAATTAATTGAATTAATAAAAGAATATAAAAAGCAAAGAATTATTATTTTTTCATCACATGACTTAACACATATCGAAAAATTAGCTGATAAAATAATTGTTATTGATGAAGGTAAAATATTAATTAATTCAGATTTGCCGGAATTTACGCAGAACGGGTATAAGCTTTTAGAAGAGTCATTATATGAATTATTAAAAGAAAAAGAAAATAATTTAAGTAGTGTTAGCTGGTTATTATGA
- a CDS encoding O-antigen polymerase, with product MIINTIIYLIKLKFKLFFIKKKTAVLTNIFYLVLLFSVIFNGILFSIIINKLEEINKLPYNFKNYSYLIIILIICIRNIFPVYKPFQDYFPKYYNINIIEKIVYKSIYDIFSPFFILLFVFYCIIIFLSKPFFVNDFILFSIILITGYFFELIIKILIEHSFNKFRKKALITFVLLLFTIIYICTLLFLNNSFETTFIIFLSFLLSVTIILFYCYKFKEVKSYRIKDKLQTNNNLFNYLIKESFRNKKIRISFFFGLIFKMLLVIVSLFILKKKGHALYNSEFILWLFSSPLIYFTYVLNNIWGYSKNMWLRIQYSSNSFNNFLLIYTIKFSLIIFIDFVITISVFIFLTEKNIILDFIYYYLNLSVILYFIGFFNSWFLPVNIINVFSLDKFNNNTSTGASLITITLFVILFFLPKTIGLSICYFVVFISYLFVKRNKNKITERTYKIFFLNE from the coding sequence ATGATAATAAATACAATTATATATTTAATAAAATTAAAGTTTAAGCTATTTTTTATTAAGAAAAAAACCGCGGTATTAACTAATATTTTTTATTTAGTTCTATTGTTTTCTGTAATCTTTAATGGTATTTTATTTAGCATTATTATCAATAAATTAGAAGAAATAAATAAACTACCATATAATTTTAAAAATTATTCTTATTTAATTATCATTTTGATAATTTGCATAAGAAATATTTTTCCGGTTTATAAACCTTTTCAAGATTACTTTCCTAAATATTACAATATCAATATTATTGAAAAAATTGTATACAAATCAATATATGATATTTTTTCACCTTTCTTTATTCTATTATTTGTTTTTTATTGTATAATTATTTTTTTATCAAAACCTTTTTTTGTTAATGATTTTATTTTATTTTCAATAATATTAATTACAGGATATTTCTTTGAATTAATAATAAAAATCTTAATAGAGCATAGTTTTAATAAATTTAGAAAAAAAGCACTTATTACATTCGTACTTCTTTTATTTACTATAATATATATTTGTACTTTATTATTTCTAAACAATTCTTTTGAAACAACTTTTATAATATTCCTTTCTTTTTTATTATCGGTCACTATAATACTTTTTTATTGCTATAAATTTAAAGAGGTTAAAAGTTATAGAATCAAAGATAAGCTTCAAACAAATAATAACCTATTTAACTATTTGATAAAAGAATCTTTTAGAAATAAAAAAATCAGAATTTCATTCTTTTTTGGTCTAATTTTTAAAATGTTATTAGTAATTGTTAGTTTATTTATATTAAAAAAGAAAGGACATGCTTTATACAACTCTGAGTTTATATTATGGCTGTTTTCATCTCCTTTAATTTATTTTACTTATGTATTAAATAATATTTGGGGATATTCAAAAAACATGTGGTTAAGAATTCAATATTCCAGTAATAGTTTCAATAACTTTTTATTAATTTATACAATCAAATTTTCATTGATAATTTTCATTGATTTTGTTATAACAATTTCTGTTTTTATATTTCTTACTGAAAAAAATATAATATTAGATTTTATTTATTATTATTTAAATTTATCTGTTATATTATATTTTATAGGCTTTTTTAATTCATGGTTTTTACCAGTAAATATAATAAATGTTTTTTCATTAGATAAATTTAACAACAATACATCTACTGGGGCTTCGCTAATAACTATTACTTTATTTGTTATTTTATTTTTTCTACCTAAAACAATAGGATTATCTATATGTTATTTTGTAGTATTTATATCATATTTATTTGTTAAAAGAAACAAAAACAAAATAACTGAAAGAACATATAAAATATTTTTTTTAAATGAATAA
- a CDS encoding IS3 family transposase, with protein sequence MSWNHKRVYRVYTQMQLNIRRRAKKRLPARVKQTLFHPDATNQVWSMDFMSDSLWDGRRFRLLNILDDYNREVLWIEADTSLPALRVVRVLEQLKQQRGLPKMIRVDNGPELISDKLDAWCKGNDVQLIFIQPGKPTQNAFIERLNGSLRKEILNAYVFRTLSEVRELTEKWKLDYNYNRPHEALKNKAPMDLVKEIL encoded by the coding sequence ATTAGCTGGAATCACAAACGAGTGTATCGAGTATATACTCAAATGCAGCTAAACATTCGTCGCAGGGCAAAAAAACGATTGCCGGCAAGAGTTAAACAAACGTTATTTCACCCAGATGCCACAAATCAGGTATGGTCAATGGATTTTATGAGTGACAGTTTATGGGATGGCAGAAGGTTCCGCCTCTTGAATATTTTAGATGATTACAATAGAGAGGTTCTTTGGATTGAGGCTGACACTTCATTACCGGCACTAAGAGTCGTTAGAGTATTAGAGCAACTGAAGCAACAAAGAGGCTTACCAAAGATGATTCGTGTTGATAATGGACCTGAACTTATTTCAGACAAGCTGGATGCATGGTGCAAGGGTAATGATGTGCAACTGATATTTATTCAACCTGGCAAACCAACGCAGAATGCGTTTATTGAAAGATTAAACGGTAGTCTAAGAAAAGAAATTCTTAATGCTTATGTGTTCAGAACGCTCAGTGAAGTAAGAGAACTAACTGAAAAATGGAAATTAGATTACAATTATAACAGACCTCACGAAGCGTTAAAAAATAAAGCACCCATGGATCTGGTAAAAGAAATTTTATGA